The Aedes albopictus strain Foshan chromosome 2, AalbF5, whole genome shotgun sequence region tcctccaggagttccactaggaatttctctaggagttctaccaggagtttctgccaggagttccaccaaaaatttctccgggaacttcaccaggagtttcctccaagaatttcgccagaaatttcttcaggaattccaccaggtattcctccaggaaattcctccaggaattcctccaggagttcctccaggaatttctccaggaattccaccaggaactctaccagaaattcctccaagaattccaccagtaattcatctaggagttccacaaggaattcctctacgagttctaccaggagttccaccaaaaatttctccgggaacttcaccaggagtttcctccaagaatttcgccagaaatttctccaggaattccaccaggtattcctccaggtattcctccatgaattcctccaggaattcctccaagaattccaccaggaactcctaccaggaattccatcaggaattcctccaggtgttcctccaggaattccaccaggaattgcaccatgaattcctctaaaaatttcaccaggaatttcaccaggagtttcaccaggaatttctccaggaattccaccaggaatttctccagaaattccatcaggaattcctctagaaaatccaccaggatttccaccaggaattccaccatgaattccaccatgaattccaccatgaattccaccatgaattcctctaggaattccaccaggaatttctccaggagttacatcaggaattcatccaggaattgcaccaggatgcattccattaagaattcctccaggaattccatcaggaactctactaggaatttcaacagaaattcttccaggaattcctccaggaattcctccaggaattccaccaggaatttctccaggaattgcaccaggaattccaccaggaattcttcctggaaatccactaggaattccaccgtgAATCTCACCAGGAATTCgatcaggaactccaccagaatatcctccaggaattccactaggaatttctccaggaattgcaccaggaattccactacgaattccaccaagaatttctccaggagttccatcaggaactccaccagaaaatactccaggatttccaccaggaagtcctccaagaattccaccaggaattcctccaggaattcccccaggaaatcctccaggtactcctccaggaattccaccagaaattactgcagaaattgccctaggaattccaccaagaattacaccaggaattcctccaggaatgtcatcaggaattccatcgggaatttctctaggaacttcccGAAGAATTGCcataaggatttcttctggaattttcacaAAAGATTTTCTGGTAGTTCACAAAAGATTCGATCAggatttgttccaggaattcgtccaggtattCCACGAAGAATACATTGTGTATTGAACCTTCCGAAACTCAAGCGGTTTGCAACCACCGCCAGCAAACGATTGGCTGAatgcaaaaagcgagatttttgcaacttgttgtacaaaatacaacagcatgatcgctcgagggttaatcagGAATGTAGTTATCAGgatttccatcaggaactcctcaagaaattatgaataaggaaattcaccaggaatgaTTCAAGGAGTTCCatccatccaagaattccaaACCACGAATcgatacatgattttttttttccgaaactcGCCCACGAATGCCATTAGAAATTCTCCAGTAAATTTCACTGCGAGTTACTCCAATAATctgtcttgaaatttcttcagatattttactAAGAATTTCACCTTTTAAATTCGTATGCGATCGATTTGCGATGCACAGAGAAGGAATCCTTAAACATGTTAACAATGGGGAATAAGTCCAGTGAGacttctgtttgtctgtttgttgaCTAAAACTCTGTGTACTCCTTGAAGAAAACTAACATTCTCTAGACGAAACATTCGAATGAAGGTCTGTCATCGTTTGCTTGATGAATTttccaagaagttgtttttcctACGAGTGAAGTGCACCGGTCAACGCTGGACATTTATAAGAACATTTCTCCTTTGCCAATTACCTCTCTCTTCTTCAACATAGTAGGGAACATTCAAACTTTGCTCTTGGAATTTCCCAACTTGCTCCTTGAAGAACCAGTATCGTGATGGATGTACACAATGAACACAGACATCCTCGGAAAGCAAAACTTTTCCAATATATTTCCCGGTAGTATTTAACGTACGCTTTTCGTTTCCACAGCATCATCAGCCCAATAATAATAATCCACACAATCAATAAATTCATCGTGCTGGAATCGACATATTGCTAAGACGACGACGGACGGACCGATAACGATGGCACGTGTGGGTGGGGGACCGGTGGGTGGGTCTCCAAATCTCCTTCCGAGAAATGTTCGCATATCGTTTTGCCGTTGGCTGGTTCTCCTCCATTCACCACTTCAGGAAGTTTACCTTTCATCAGCGGAATGCATGCAAATGTTTATCACAAACCGAATGTCGTACGCTCAGAAGGATATGGATCGGATAAGCGATTTCCTGCAGTGGTTTGTTCGGATTTGTACAATAAACTCCGGTCTGGTTGTTGTGGTGTGGATTTGGAAGCAGGAGGACACGTgggaaatacaggggatactcaaaataactgggacaggtaaaattttcgcttttaaaaaaaatgttcaactagctgtaacttttcgaaaagggcatcgaacattctcaaattttttcctgtgagttcatcaactagttatgtatcagtgatccaattttggaaaagatctatatgaagttagaaagattctagaaaaaggaataataatccgatagccaactttgagctattatatctccggattcaaccaaccgaatgcaataaaattttgatcatttatgactaatataatgagctatcaaaaacttttgacttaaaaatCTTTACATAGAAGAAAATTGAAacgattagattttttttctaatataacaccagcTCCCGTCATCGCCGTCGTCGCACATTTGTAGGTGCAAAGGAGTTCCTGGTCTGCAGTCCAAATCgtgctacttttcggcacctttacaTCAGtacagaaaagtaggccgtttcatcATACTTTCACCAACTGAAAAGTATGACTTTTCataacgtaattgcaaaaaataacttGTGtgatttgaaagaaggaaatcacATCTATAAATACACTGGAACCACAATTTATGCAATcgccggcttttcgggcccgtatgaagttgatcaccaatattaacttcttttcccgatcagcctagatagctgtgtagtgtcggtagcggttggttcaactggctaagatagcactacggaccgcctgtttcagtggtaggagtccactaatcaggtgacccctaattcaagttgttatgcggctttacgcttaccgtgcctaggaatgaatggtttggggggtcttataaaaacctaatcgcaaacggagcctgtggagtaccagggcaccctccacaccCCCGAAGGCGAAGataacaaaacggccgagaataggtaatttcccctatattcccaaatcctggcgggatattactgtgaagtttattccgaaagtgagtcgcgcgtcgtatgaagaagcgaagagcttcagacctatcagtttgacctcttttcttctgaaatgcttagaacgcatagtcgatcatcacatcagtgatgttcatctggccaatgtgcctcttcatgtgaatcaacttgcctacccaagtaacatttttagttttctcattgcctacaagctgttgttacaatcaacccattaaaacttgttttaaagcaaAACGATCCTAACACTTCTAATAAACCCGTGATAAAACCCTATTAAACctaaaagggcccaccctacaagaggttgttaaaaccattccTTAAAACGTTATATAGGCCAGTTGGTTTTGTGacatattcttgtagtatactatACAGCATAGATAAGATTTGTTTTCTTGTACGCAATAAGATCAACATGCCGTTTTATAGTTCTAAGAACACCTTAAATGAACAATTAAAACCAATGACTTGAAATGAATCTGAAACTAAAATGAAAACATGACCTGGCAGTACATTGTAAATTATTAATAATGCAAGAACGAAAATTACATCGGTCAtccatgttaataatatttatatGCCTATTCCCACGGAGAAAAACTCTGTTGCTATGACGAAAAAATTCATGCCAAGCAAGTTTGCCGGTATAATGTAATACATTGTCTCTAAATAAGACGAAGCGCCActtcattttgagatttttgtcatatcaaaaataacaattttaatccCCCTTGCAACACCATGAATTTAAATCACAATCCGATCATCAACATGGCGCACCTACTTTGCAAGCAGGAATTGATTATCGTGATGgaaaatatggatgccgtcatgttaaatcctcctggttttgtttatgattgTTTAAGATAAGTTAGTGTAAAAGCAACATGTTCTAGAGTTGCTGTTCTTTATGAATACGCTGCAAAACTAGCATACACCTATTTATTCCTAACGCACAAGTATATGCGCTTCTTAAACACTGTTAGGTTTTAAGGAAATGCGGTATCAGATAGAATGCTCTTAAGAACTCTTCGCTTGGGCGATAGCCGTAAAAACGTAAACAAACGAAAACcttttatatttttgtaagatTGTCAATTGTGTTTTGTGTTTTTGAGATTGTTTGAGTATTCGGTAAGTAATATATTAGTAAACAatcaggatttttatttactccgGCTGCGGCTGTGAGTAAAAAAAGTCATCATTCGAGCACAGCTGTGACACCGGGCTTAGAACATACGATGGAATCCCCATCCATCAGGTGCTTTGGAAACCCCGATCACAATCGGACTCTAGAGAAAGAAGCTTAGTGTGGTGATGGGAAATTAAACCCATCCGAGGATTTTCCATTGACGTTTGCCTCAATAAGAACGAAAAGTAATTATCCTTGGTTAATAATCCTTTCGTTTATGTAGCTCATTGAAACTATTGATCAAAAGAGATCGTATTTCAGTATCATTCTCAAGCTTGCTTTAATGCTCCCATTGTTGTATCAGGGTCAAGATTGCTTTATTACGAATTTAGGTAGTTTATCTGGTTTTAAGAGCGATATGATATAACATGCATGCGGCTATGAAAAAAGTTTTAGGTTCAAGTTTTAATACTTACTTAACAGTTCGTTTACAACTTTATTTTTGCTTGGCAAAAAGGCAAACATATAAGTTTATTCGATGGACTTCTAGGTATCTACAcactgttttaaagttgcttaTGTTGTTAATGCTGCTTTGCAACATAAACATCTTCAGTAAACCTGAAAAGGCTTTAAAATTCCATgacaaaacctcaataaataatatctaagagcagaaggcatagaaattgttacttgggtaccaatctggaaagtccactgtgactcttttacacaaagttgatatcgagaaggcattcgctgaaaagcaatcttgtttgggtgttttcttagatatcgagggtgcctttgataatgtgcctttcgatgtcatattggaagccgcacggagtcatggtgtatctccaatgatttccaattggattcaacaaatgctcaaaaattgatatctcttctcgacattgcgtctagcaaggATTAAGAAATAGGGTGTTTGTGGatacccccaagggggagtcttatcatcacttttgtggaatctcgtagcagatacgctattgaggcaactcattaatagcggttttcctacttatggttttgccgacgactacctagcagttggtatgtgtatcaccacccttttcgacctgatgcaaagtgccgttcaggtagttgagggttggtgtcgccaatatggcctttcggttaatccgagtaaaacatctattgttctttttacggaaaggcgaaaccgtaatggcgttcgacctttgcgtctctttgattctgaaatcgatgtgactgaacaggtaaagtacgttggagtcattcttgattccaagctttcctggacacctcacattgagatcagaatcaagaaagcttgtatggccttcgggcaatgccggcgaacctttggtacaacttggggtctaaaacccaagtatatcaaatgggtcTACACAACTTTTGTTCGGCCAGTATTGTCATACGGATGTCtagtgtggtggcaaaagagcgAAATGAGAACGTtctaatcaaagttaggccatttcCAAAGGATATGCTTAATGgcaatgtctggagcgttctctcaaactcccacggcagctctcgaagttctctttgacgttgccccattacacatttatctcaaacaagaagcactttcttgcacttaccacccgagcagaagaaaatatcaacagcataataaaatatgttattttagtcCAATAtctgtataatggaatcaattATTTTTAggttattaatttatcttattgtgttataaacttgtctgtcataagcggcaaaattacaaaaatcataacaaaaaaaaggtcctggaagaccaatttaataacatgttttgttagattcaataacaacttaataacaatgaatcttgcagtgaatttcaaaacttgttattgttgtgttatagttcatcacatatttgcacattttcaaaagtagaaaaataacaaaacttggtcttcaacaaagtatgttattaaaatattatttagtggatgaatctcaataactcgatcataacaaaatgagattacttaacaaaacatgttataaaaaagtaatacttcgataagttaaaaataacaaattatgatataaaacagGCTAtgcgattctgttgttatgaatttgatattctcctctgcacgggcagtcttattcacttggtagacactgccgtttttcaggctgaaatctttgctcttatgtgcggagtgcaatgagcacttcagcagcacgtaatgggcaaagtaatatacttctgttcagatagccaggctgctattaaagcacttgcttcggccaactccaggtcgaagatagttatcgcttgtcgaactcaaatcgatgagctgaattcagcaaacgctgttcaccttatatgggtacctggccattcttccatcgctggaaatgaattggctgatgagttagctcgcactggagcatcacatgacttcattggccctgagccagctattccgatatcgaagtgttgggtaaagcttcagactcacacctgggctgccactcaacacgaACAATActagaatagtttggagtcatgtcgtcaaacaaaattgtattgtactgagctatCTCTAGGGGTGGTAaattatctaacaaatctgtcaaaacagaattgcagcattctggtcaaagcattgactggctactgccgactcagctatcacatggcgaatattcagcaagctgattcatttgcctgtgatagctgtgaatccgattatggaacttcgtatcattcaatatgtaactatccagtttttgcgcaactgcgtttccgagtattcggagaacacttattaagtgaaactgacttcagaaacctgaatcttcaggacgttctgctgttcttgacccgctgtggtaaagagctataggctttctttacgcttaaggccttttcttgtgtcatcacaaaatggcttcttcagaatcatcatccaaattcaactttacacagtattgcactaatacatttacgtaagaaaatcgacgcttaccttttctctaaaattctccacttcacgcaagatattttgaaaagaaacatagaacacactattccaattgaaattctctttcgaactatctataccacaaagaaatattttcactcaaacttgaaaattattcaaatttgtctcaaccacaccaagagttcgatggcaatgtttaccacccaccacagtacaacgaAAACGAcagcagcgcgacgcgacggtgccgtccggcgcacaatcatcgatcattgaacgcagtgatgtcgatcttgcgggccaatgcatcaataaaatcaatcaaaatcattgaaatggtcaactcaaatttatcgattatacgtcgtaaaatcgaaaactattcttcgaatgattattgttgtactttgaatcacatatgatagtaataaaagcaaataatttttatttgtgaaatctcctccgcactgtccgccaacactgctgctgcttgcaaacatcaacagcggaagagcatactaagagtattcgatcatttttagcttattacacataaaattcgatgtttttcgtaatattgagacatgttccattgttatttagcaaaacagagtagtctactgcttgaattgcttttaaatgattcataatcttgaaatgtttacgttggtgaaagcgagacaaagaggtgctgtttttgtttgtttgtttatagaacaaatgtaaaaaggcaacaccactactgttgcgctcgatgattgttagaaataagaatcgaaaaagaagtgctgaaataggagtgatacggggagtcaccttaaggtgaatatataacgaagccacacttcaaattttcaaaagcacaaatctgaagaaccgagggttgatttgcgctgaaaacttgatcgattggtcaccaccagcgggtcaccaatcgatcaacttttcagcgaaatccgtcttttggttcctcagatttgtgctcttgaaaattcgaggtgtggcttcgttatatattcaccttaatgcgTTTGTTCGCGAAGATGCGCTTCCAACGTAGGCAGCAGCCTGCTGAGATGCGCAACcaacaccaaccatcgcatcggaaccgtcatcgatgaccgtcacgaagcacgcgcactcacccgagccgacgggacagcagcgaccagcagcgagagagtgagtgccgtgagatccaaccgtgagagcagcagcgaacgccgccgccgtagccatcatcatcatcatcgatgctCGTCGCCCTGCAGCCAATGTGATGATGGTTTGTTCCAtacacgtcgcgtgggttctacgcgcgcgtagagccTTCCACGTGGTTCTGGAACGTTAGATTTTTGGTAtatatatgcgacccgttcgcGGTCGCAAGTCAGTTTTGAATTTACAAGTGAAATAGTGACAAGCGTACGCGTGGCTTAGACAACGCAGAAGTGTGAAATGTAAATAGTAAGCAGTTAGAGAATAAAGTAGTGAAAGTGTGAAAGTGATCCAGTGATTTTCTCCCTATCCGAAACTCATCCAATTCTCTATCTGCCGTGCCAATACAGCCCAGTGCTTTCGCCTAAaatttcttgtgttcattgccaaacagcgttatcacagtgcccttctcagggcactgttcgaacccattgtggtacgcttttgcgttcatgacgatcctattccattacctgtcctttcccctgtcctatcctttttccttcccttctccgtcaggtaaatggtGAATAGGCTCGtgctcatggcgatggcacaaattttcgTGCCTTTGGATCTGCCTACTGATGCCTGATACCACATCTataaatacactggaacctccattTATGCACATGACTGGGGTGCATAaataaaaaatgtgcataaattaaaatatgcataaaaagagggaaatttgtgcataaatgtggtttgggcttcaatgagggaatctagttcgcgagaaaggtcttgctcctgggaatTCAAGTTggagctaagggggtttccagaaagttcccagatagCCTAAAAattggggttccaaggggcttcaggggcgtttcaggggatttgaggagccttttaagggcatTCTGTCaggttggcgttttaatgggattacggagaattcaggggtatttcaatagaAATTAGGGGTTTCAAGGAGCTTTAAAGGCAGTTCAGGGGATCGcaggagcctttaaaaggcgttacaaggggtttgaggggcgtttcagggaatttcagagaagTTTCGGAGAATTGAGGGAGTtttaggaacattttaagggagTTTTAGGAACATTTTAGAGTTTGGAagcattttaggggcgtttcaagaggttttcaggTGCATTTCTAACCCCCTGAAATGCACCTGGAAACACCTGAGACACTCAGAAACCCTCTAAAACTCCTCCGTAGTGCCTCTGAATCACACCGAATATGCTCTCAAACTTCCTTAAATGCCTCcagaatccccctaaaaccccctcggaccccatgtaacgcccctgagatgctcagaaaccctcgaaaactcttccgtaatgCTTGCGTAACGCCTCcaaatcccaccgaaaatgctctgaaacttcttggaatgcctccaaaatcccccccggaccccatgcaacgcacctgagacgctccttCGTAACGTTTgcgtaacgcctccgaatcccaccgaaaatgctctgaaacttcctcacagagaacagacatccaagtccagttccaaagctGAGTAaaaaatttaacggtcatttgaaacggcaacacaagtggcaactttGTGGTGGCGCTACTGTCGcaatgttcccacgctgttgtcggtggtgaatataaaacttatctagatatgcgtactcaccagcgactgtggcaatttgccgcataggtgacgctagtgttgtcaacgctaaaaaaatttAATCCTTACACAGGATTCGAGCAAATTTTCTATAGActtggatgtctgatctctgtgACTTCCTGGAATGCTTCTAAAATCTCCCAAAAACCGcctcggacccatgtaacgcacctgagacgctctgaaagccccgaaaacttctccgtaacgcctccgagtcccgccgaaaatgctcttaaacttcctgaaatgcctctaaaatccccctaaaatcccctcggacccaatgtaacgcatcttaaCCCCAAAAACGCTTCCGAATCCCTACAAAAACCACTCGGACCCCATATAACGTACGTGAGACCATCGGAAACcctcgaaaacgtacctgtaacgcatcCAAACCCCCCTGAGACACTTCTGAGATTGCCAGGtatccctctgaaacccgctgggaCCGCCTGAAACACATCTGAGATCTCCTTGTATCTACCCCTGAAACCCATtgggacccccttgaaacgcccctgagatctcctggtactcccCTGAAAGCCCTTGGgatcccctgaagcgcccctgtaATCTCCCCTCTCTCCACTACAAGTGCCCCTGGCCACCGATGGttaccgtcgaaaatcctctgaaattctctgaaatgctttcgaaaacccctcccctcagacccccgaaaaccccctgaGATCA contains the following coding sequences:
- the LOC134288589 gene encoding uncharacterized protein DDB_G0283357-like; this translates as MNSSKNFTRNFTRSFTRNFSRNSTRNFSRNSIRNSSRKSTRISTRNSTMNSTMNSTMNSTMNSSRNSTRNFSRSYIRNSSRNCTRMHSIKNSSRNSIRNSTRNFNRNSSRNSSRNSSRNSTRNFSRNCTRNSTRNSSWKSTRNSTVNLTRNSIRNSTRISSRNSTRNFSRNCTRNSTTNSTKNFSRSSIRNSTRKYSRISTRKSSKNSTRNSSRNSPRKSSRYSSRNSTRNYCRNCPRNSTKNYTRNSSRNVIRNSIGNFSRNFPKNCHKDFFWNFHKRFSGSSQKIRSGFVPGIRPGIPRRIHCVLNLPKLKRFATTASKRLAECKKRDFCNLLYKIQQHDRSRVNQECSYQDFHQELLKKL